The Amycolatopsis methanolica 239 nucleotide sequence GGCCACGACCCCGCCGCCGAACGCCGACAGCAGCGCGAGCGCGACGGGATGGCCGGGCACCCGCACGGCCACGGTCTCCAGGCCGCCGGTCGCTTCCAGCGGCACCCGGCTCGCCCGCCGGAGCACCAGCGTCAGCGGCCCGGGCCAGAAGCGCTCGGCCAGCAGGCGCGCCGTCTCGGGCACGTCCTCGACCCACTCCCCCAGCAGGTCCGCGCCGCCGATGTGCACGATCAACGGATGCGACGGCGGGCGCCCCTTGGCCTGGAACACCCGCGTCACAGCGGCCGCGTCCTCGGCGTTGGCGCCCAGGCCGTAGACCGTCTCGGTGGGGAGGGCCACCAAGCGCCCGGCGCGCAGCAGGCCGGCCGCCTTGTCGATGTCGTTGGTACTCGCCGTCACGGGCGCCATCCTCCCACCGGCCCGCTCACCCCTCGCGGACCCGGCCCCCCTACCAGGGGTGACAACGGCTGTCGGGCACCCTCGGGGCCTCGATGGCGAGCAGGTCACTCGTCGAACACCGCGGCCCCTGCCGGTTCACCGCGAGCGGGCCGCTCGACCGCCATGCTGCCGGGCGGAGGGCCTGGTCGTACCGGACGGGGAATGACAGGCACGTCAACCTCCCTCGACTGGCCGTGTTCGGCTGCCCGTACCCGTCTGCGTGCGGCCGCGCGTCGCTGCGAACCGGAACGTGTCGCCGGCCCGGGCGGCCGGACGTGCTCGACGCGGCTGATCGACGCACACCCCACCTTCGGGCCAGGCGAACGCGGCACCGTCTGGCCCCGCGCACGTCGGCAAAAGCGCGGTGCCGTCACGCATCGACCTCAGGGGCACCCCGACGTCGTGCCGTCCGGTCACGCCGTGACGCCCGGGGAGAGCCGGTCGGCGATGTCGGCGCGCAGCGCCTTCTTGTCGATCTTGCCGACCTTGGTGGATTTCAGCTCGTCGACCAGCACCAGGTGCTCGGGCAGCTTGAACTTCGCGACCCCGAGCCGCTCCATGGACTCGCGGATCTCGTCCAGCGTGATGGTGGCGCCGGGCTTGGGCACGACGTAGAGGCAGACCCGTTCGCCAAGCACCGGGTCCGGCATCGCGACGGCGGCGACCTGGCGCACCGACGGGAGCTGGTAGACGAGGTTTTCCACCTCCTCGGCGGAAATCTTTTCCCCGCCGCGGTTGATCATGTCCTTGTCCCGGCCCTCGACGATCAGGTTGCCCTCGGGTGTCATCCGGCAGATGTCACCGGAGCGGTACCAGCCGTCGGCGGTGAAGGCGCGGGTGTTCTGCTCGGCGGCTTTGTAGTAGCCGCGGGGGGTGTAGGGGCCGCGGGTGAGCAGCGAGCCGGGCTCGCCGGGCGGGACGTCGATGTCGAAGGCGTCGACCAGGCGCACCTCGTCGGCGGGTGAGACCGGGCGGCCCTGCGTGGTGCAGATGACCTCCTCGTCGTCGTCGAGCCGGGTGACGTTGAGCAGTCCCTCGGCCATGCCGAACACCTGCTGCAGCCTCGTGCCCAGCGTGGGCTTGATTCGGTGAGCGAGGTTGTCGGCCAGCCGCGCCCCGCCGACCTGCAGGACCCGCAGGCTCGTCAGTTCACCGGCGCCGTGCTCGGCGGCGTGTTCGAGCCACCGCGCGGCAACCGCGGGGACGACCGCGGTGTGGGTGACGCCTTCGGCCGCGATCGTGGCGAAGGCCCGCACCGGTTCCGGCGAGGGCAGCATGACGACCCGTCCGCCCGCGAGCAGCGTGCCGAGGATGCCCGGGCAGGCCAGCGGGAAGTTGTGGCCGGCCGGCAGGCTGACCAGGTAGACCGCGTCCGGGCCGAGCGCGGCGTACTCGACTGCGATGCGGGCGTTGTAGGCGTAGTCGTCGTGGGTGCGGGCGATCAGCTTGGGCAGCCCGGTGGTGCCGCCGGAGAGCAGGAACACCGCGACGTCCCGGCTGTCCGGCCCGGCCCCGTCCAGCCGCGCCCGGTCGGCGGCCGGGTCCGTGCTCGGGCCGCAGAGAGCGCGCAGGTCCACGCTGCCCGGGGCAAGGTTCTCCCCCGCGACGAGCACGTGCCACGCCTCGCCGGTCACTTCCCGCACCGCCGGGCCCAGCTCGTGGGCCAGAACCTGGTGGTCGAAGTCGCGCAGCACGTCGGGTACGGCGATCGCGGTGGCCTCGGCGTGGCGGGCGAGGTAGGTCAGCTCGGTGCGGCGGTGCGCGGTCAGCGCCATCACCGGCACGATCCCGGCGCGCAGGCAGGCCAGGGTGAGCACCACGAACTCCCACCCGTTGCCCAGCTGCATGATCAGCCGGTGGCCGCGGGCGAGCCCCAGGTCGAGCAGGCGCACCGCGGCCGCGTCCGCCCGCTCGGTCAGCTCGGCGTGGCTCAGGCGGGTGCCGTCCGCGGCGTCGATGAGCGCGGGCGCATCCTTGGTGCGTTCGGCGACCCCTCGCAGCAGGTCTCCGAGCGGGGCCCCCGCCCAGTAGCCGGCCTCGACGAAACGCTCGGCGTCGGCGTCGGGCCAGGGGACGGTGTGGTCACTGATCGGGCTGGGCATCGTCGGCCTCCCTGGGGATGATCACGGCGTCCAGCGCGACGAGGCCGTCGCGGGTCAGCCGCAGCGGGTTGATTTCGATCTCGTCGAGGCCGGGGTTGTCCACCAGCAGGTGCCCGAGGGCGCTGACGACCGCACCCAGCTCTTTCGCGTCGAGCACGGGACCACCACGCCACGCCTCGAGCAGGGCGCGGCCGGCCAGTTCGTCCGGCATCGCCGCGGCCTCGGCCGGGCTGAGCGGCGCCAGCCGGATCGCGACATCGGCGAGCGCTTCGGCCGTCGTACCGCCCAGTCCGAACAGCACGATCGGCCCGAACACCGGATCCCGCCGCGCGCCGAGCACCAGGTCCACACCGGACGGCGCCATCGCCTCGACCAGGTAACGCCGCGCTCCGGCAGCGTCGAGCGCGTCCAGTGCGGAGTCGAGCTCGTCCGGGGTGCGCACGTTCAAGTGCACGCCGCCGATCTCGGTCTTGTGCAGGACGGTGGCGTCGAGGATCTTCACCGCCACCTGGCCACCGAGTTCCCGCAGCGCGGCGTGCGCGTCCGCCCGGTTCGCGCAGACCCGTCGCGGCGTGGTCGCGATCCCGAGCCGGCCGAGCACGTCCTTGGCCTGGTTCTCGTCGTGAGGGCCGCTGATTCCGGACGGAACCGGCACCGGCGCAGTTGTTACGCCGTCGCGGGCACGTGCCGCTGCGTCGGCGATCAGCGCGCCCGTCGCCGTGGCGACGCCGCGCGCGTCCGCCGCGACCGCGATCCCGGCGTCCAGCAGCGCCCGGCGTTCCGCGGCAACCTCTTCGCCGCTGCCGCCGACGCCGAACACGACCGGCACCTCTCGGGTGAGGCCACGACGTGCCGCCTCCGCCAGGTTCACGGCGTCGGGCTCGTGCAGCGCGTACCCGGCGATCACGTCGACACCGGGGTCGGCGGCGACGGTGGCGAGGATCTCGCCCAGCTCCGGCCCGGGACGGCCGGTGTCCACCGGGTTGCGCTGGAACGTCAACGGAGGCAACAGCTCCGCGAGCCTGCGCTGGGTCTCCTCCTCCAGCTCCGGCACCTGAACACGGCGTCCGCGCAGGTCGTCGAGCAGCAGCAGGCCGGGGCCGGCCTGCGCGGTGACCACGCCGACACCGGGATCGTCCGCGGGCCGGGCTCGCGTGACGGCCAGCGCGCCGACCGCGTCGACCAGCTCGCGCTCGTCGGCGACCAGCACCGCGCCGGCTTGGGCCAGGGCCGCCCGGGTGGTGCGCCACGAGGTTGCCAGCGCACCGGTGTGGGAGGCGGCGAAGGCGCCGACATCGTGTTGCCCCACCACCAGGGCCACGACCGGGCGCTTGCGGGCCAGGCACCGCACCGACTCCACCAGCCGGGGACCGTCGGCGACCGACTCGACGTGCAGCGCGACCGCGCCGGTGTGCGGATCCTCGGCCAGGTAGTCCAGGATGTCCGGTGCGGTGACATCGACCCCGTTGCCCAGTCCCACGGCGAGGCTGATCCCGTGACCGGCCTCGGTCAGCAGGAACGACACCGCGTGGTTGACACCGCCGCTGGCCGCCACCACCGCGACCCGGCCCGGGCGGATCCCCGCCACGCCCGGCACGAAGCTGGCCGTGACCCCCGCGTGCGGCGCCAGGAACCCGCTCGTGTTCGGGCCCAGCACGCGGATCCCGGTCTCCCGCACCACCTGCGCCACGGCCTCCTGGTGCTCGATGCCCGCGCCACCGGCTTCGGCGAACCCGCCACCGCAGATCACCGCGGCACGCACCCCGGCCTGCGCGGCCTCGGCGAGGACACCGGGACACGCGGCGGCGGGGACGCAGATCATCGCCAGGTCCACCGGGCCCGCTCCGGTCGCGGCGCCCAGCGACGGGTGCATCGTCTCGTCGCGGCCGTTGACCAGTGCCAGGTGCCCGCCGCCGTCGGCGAACGAAGCCAGTGAACGCGCCATCGTCGCGCCCAGCTTGCCCGGGGTCCTCGACGCACCGACCACGGCGATGCCGCGAGGAGTGAACATCGGGGCCAGTGCGCAATCGGTCCGCTGCCCGACCGGGAGTGTGCTGGTCACGCCACACCCCCGATCAGGTCGGCGCGGCCGGACAGGACGGCGGTCACGGCCTGGTCCCGGTCCATGCCGGGATCGACCAGCAGGGCCGGGATCCCCTCGACCATCCGGGCGCGCTCGCACACCAGGGTGCGGGTGAGCGGTGTTCCGCCGTGCACGGCGACGAGCACCGGCGAGCCCGGCGTCGCGGCCAGCTTCTCGTACACGGCGGGCAGGTCCTCTTCGGACTTCGGCGCCGCGATGACCGCGCCCCACGGGCCGTCCCCCTGCTGCAGCGGCAGCTCGGTGGAGCCCAGAACGCGAACCGGGGTTCCGTCCGCGGCGACAGCGACCTTGACCAGCCGCCCCGGGGTGGACCAGCCGCCCGCGGTGAAGGGCGCCTGCAGGGGCTCGGCGCCGTGTTCGGTCACCCACGCCCGGTGCGTGGCCTCGACGAAGTCGGGGGCGCGCCGGGCCAGCCGGGCGTCGGTGATGCTGCGGGACAGGAAGTGGTAGGCGAACTGCCACGGCTGGAAGGTGTCGTAGTACTGGCCGAAGTGCTCCCACCATGCCAGGCTCGGCCGCGCCGAGTCCTGGATCTTCCGCACCGACGGCTGCGCGGCCTCCTCGTAGGCGGCCAGCGCGGCGGCGAGGTCGTTCCGGTGTTCGGTGAGCGCGCGGGACAGCGCGATCGCGTCCTCCATCGCCATTTTCGTTCCCGAACCCACCGAGAAGTGCGCGGTGTGCACGGCGTCGCCGAGCAGAACCACCGGCCGCGGCTTCAGGGTGTGCCACCGCTGAGTGCGGCGGGTGCGGAAGTTGCCCCAGCGCGAGTTGTTGGTGAGCAGCCGCTTCCCCGCGATCTGGTCCGCGAACAGCTTTTCCAGGTAGTCCTTGGACTTCAGGTCGCTCACGCCGGGCGGCTGGGACGTGTCGAACTCATCCAGCCCGGCACGCCGCCAGGTCGCCTCGTCGGTCTCCACGATGAACGTCGACACCTCGGCCGAGATCGGGTACCCGTGCACGGCGAACACCCCGTCCGGGCCGCGCTCGTGCACGAAGGTCAGCCCGTCGAAGAGGTAGTCGGTGCCGAACCAGATGAACTTCGCCGTCGCGGTCTCCACCCGCACGCCGAGATCCGCCTCCAGCTGCTCGCGGATCTTCGACCCGGTTCCGTCGGCCGCGACCACGAGGTCGTAGCCGACCAGGTCGTCCAGCGCGACCTCGCTGGAAAACCGCAGCTCCGCACCGGCATCCCGGGCGCGGGCTTGCATCAGCGCGAGCAGCGTCTTGCGGACGATCGCGGCCATCCCGTTGCCACCGCAGCGGATCCGCGCGCCCTTGAGGCGCACCTCGATCTCGTCCCAGTGCCGGCCGTGCTCGGTCAGTGCCTCGCGCAGCACCGGGTCCGCCTCGTGGATCCCGGCCAGGGTGCAGTCGGAGAACACCACCCCGAACCCGAACGTGTCGTCGGCCCGGTTGCGTTCGAACACGGTGACCTCGATCGACGGGTCGGCCCGCCGGATCAGCGTGGCGAGGAACAGCCCGCCGGGACCGCCTCCCGCGACGGCGACGCGCATCAGAACTCCTTGATCATCGTGTTGTGCAGCTCACCGACGCCCTCGACGCGCGTGACCACCTTCGAGCCTTCGGCGAGGTAACGCGGAGGCTTGCGGGCGTGCCCCACGCCGCCGGGCGTGCCGGTGGCGATGAGGTCGCCGGGGACCAGCGTGACGATCTGCGAGATGTAGGCGACCAGGGCCGCCGCGTCGAACACCAGGTCGCCGGTGTCAGCCTTCTGGACGATGTCACCGTCGACGGTGCAGCTGATCTCACCGGGCCGGGCATCGGTCACCAGCCACGGTCCGACCGGGGTGCTGCGTTCGAACGTCTTGCCCTGCAGCCACTCCACCGACCGGTACTGGAAGTCGCGGGCGGTCACGTCGTTGACGACGGTGTACCCGGCGATCGCGGCGGCGGCCTTTTCCGGGCTCGCGTGCCGGACTTCGGCACCGATCACCACGCCGAGCTCGGCCTCCCAGTCCACCTGCTCGGAACCGGCGGGCAGCACCACCGGGTCGTTGGCCCCGACCAGGGCGCGAGCGAACTTGGCGAACAGCGCCGGGTAGGCCGGCAGCTCGCGCCCCATCTCCAAGATGTGGGTGCGGTAGTTCAGCCCGACGCAGAAGATCTTCTCCGGTCGCGGAACCACCGGGGCGTAGTCGAGCCCGTCCAGGTCGTGGCGCGGCCCGTCGGCCTTCTCCGCGAGTGCCTTCCAGCCCGGCCGGTTCAGAAAGGCACCCAGGTCGGGCGCGCCGAGCTCCACGGCCACGTCGGCGTCGACCCGCACGGCGGCGGTGCCGGTCTCGGTGCGAATGGTCGCGAGCTTCACGCGGTGATGTCCTCTCGGGCAGTGCGGCCGAGGCGCAGCGCCTCGAACACGGGGTCGTCGGAGAAACGGAAGGCGTCCAGCCCGGCCTCGCTGTCGAAGGACAGCGGCGCCCAGGACGGGACGGCGAACAGGTCACCCTTGCCCACCTCGTAGCGCTCGGGACCGACGGTCACGACGCCCGAACCTTCGAACACCTGCCACACGGCCGAACCCGCGGTACGGACCGCCGCAGTCCGGGTGCCCGCGCGCAACCGGTGCATTTCACAGCGGATCGTGGACAAGCAGTCCCCCGCGGTGGCTGGATTGGTGAAACGAACGACAGCGTGCCCGGGTTCGACAACGCCAGGGTGGCCCTCGTCCTCGAGCTCCAGCTGCGCGCGCAGCGCGGCGTCAGTGTGCTCCCAGCGGTAAGCCATCAGCGGGGACGCCTTCGGAGCGGGTGCGCCGACCGGGGTCAGGCCGGGGTGGCCCCACAGCCGCTCGTTGCGCGAGGCCCGGGGGGTCTCCTTCGTGGACAGTTCGTCGGGACCGAACTCGAAGAAGCCGGCGTCGAGGTAACGCACGAGCGGGATGTCCAGCCCGTCGATCCACGCCATCGGCTTGTCCGTGGTGTTGTGGTGCTCGTGGAAGTGCATGCCCGGGGTCAGCAGCAGGTCACCCCGCCGCATCGCGACCGGATCACCCTCCACGTTGGTCCAGACACCCTCGCCGTCAACCACGAAACGGAACGCCGTCTGCACATGACGGTGTGCCGGAGCCTCCTCGCGCGGGCCGAGGTACTGGATCGCCGCCCACAGTGTCGGAGTGGCGTACGGAGTGCCGGGCAGCCCCGGGTTGGTCAGGGCGATCGCGCGACGCTCTCCGCCGCGCCCGACCGGGACGAGCTCGCCCGCCCGTTCGGCCAGCGGCAGCAGTGTCGACCAGCGCCACAGCGCAGGCACCGCGTCCGGCCGCGGGGTGGTCGGCATAAGACCGCCGATCTGCGTCCACAGCGGAGTCATGCTCGCCGCATCGAAGGCGGCGTACAGCTCGTCGAGCTGCGCCTGCTCCTCCGGGGTGATCTCCGGAACGGTCGAGGTCATGTCGTCGATTCCTCCTTCGTCAGGCCCGTCACCGGCCGATGGCGCCGCGCACGACCGCGGCGAATCCGACCGGGTCGACGAGGTGCGCGAAGTGGTCCAGACCAGGCAGCTCAGTGATCCCCGAGCGGGGCAGCACACCGGTAAGCGCGTGCGCCGACTCGAAGAGGAACGGCGTGGTGGCCGTGCCCGCGATCAGGTGGACCGGTGTCGTGATGGCGCCGTAGTGGGTGAGGTCGTCGCCGAGGCTGTCGATCTGCTCGAGCTCCCGAACCCAGCTCGGGGTGAGCGGCACCGCCGACTCCCACAGCGGCGTCCGCCGGATCTCGGGGACGGCCTCGGCGGGCACCCGGACGAAGTTGACCAGCGCGAACTCCAGGGCCGCCTCCAGGTCTCCGGCCTCGACCAGCGTGCGATAGGTGGCCAGGCCCGCCCCGGCGACCGGCCCGTCCACCGCGAGCGGCGGTTCGAACAGCAGCAGCGTGCCGTCGACCCCGTGGGTCTCGGCGTAGGCCAGCGTGCAGAGCGCGCCGTAGGAGTGCCCGAGCAAGTGCGCGCCCGGACCGGCGATCGCCATCATCGCCGCGATATCGGCGACCTCGGCCGCCAGGTCGTACGCCGCGGTGTCGCCGCTGCGCCCGCGGCCCCGCCGGTCGTGGACGTAGCAGGTGAAGTGCCCGGCCAGGTGCTCGGTGGCCGGGATCCACTGGTCCGAAGTGGAGATGCTGCCGTGAGTGATGACGAGCGCGGGCCCGGACCCACGCCGGAAGTAGCCGAGGGCCGTGCCGTCCGCCGAGGTCGTCTGGCCGTGGGTGATGCCGGCCGGGGCAGTCGAGGTCATGTCGTCTCCGTTCGCACAGTCAGTTCACTCGCCGTGGTGGCGGTGCGGCGCCGCAGCGCACGCGGGATGAGGCCGATCAGCAGCGCGCCCGCCAGCGCGGGCACCGCGAAGCCGTAGAAGTTCCACTCGAAGCCGATGCCCGAGGCCAGCACCCAGCCGCCGAACAGCGGGCCCACGATCGCGCCGGCCCGGCCCACCCCGAGCGCCCAGCCCAGGGCCGTGGCCCGGACCGGGGCCGGGTAGTGCACGGCCACGAACCCGTTCACCAGGATCTGCGTGCCGACGCTGCCCAGGCCCGCAACACCCACCGCCGCGAACAGCACCGCCTCGTTTACGCGTTGGCTCAGCACCAGCAGGCACACCGTGGCGAGCAGGAACGCCGACACGGTCACGGGTTTGGGGCCGAACCGGTCGGCCAGCAGGGACGCCAGCACGCCGCCCACGATCGCGCCGAGGTTGAGCACCAGCAGGAAGGCCAGCGCCGAGCCCAGGGGGTAGCCGGCCTGGCGCATCAGCTGCGGCAGCCAGGTGTTGAGCCCGTAGACCAGCAACAGTCCGCAGAAGCTCGCGGCGCCGAACAGCAGCGTCGCCGTCAGGGAGCCCCGCTGGAACAACGTTCGAGGCCCGGCCGAAACCCGCGGGGTGGCAACGCTCAGCTCAGCGCGGACCGCGTCGAGGTCGACGCCGTAGCGCCGGGCCTGGATCAGCGCGTCGCCGTCGCGGCCCTTCGCCAGCAGGTAGCTCACCGATTCGGGCAGGAACCGCCAGGCCAGCGGCAGCACGATCAACAGCGGCGCGGCGCCGATCGCCATCAGCGGCCGCCACCCGTGGTCGGCGGCCAGCGCCAGGGCGCACACCGCGGCGAGCACGCCGCCGACCGAGTAGCCGACGAACATCAGCGCGTTGTACAGCTGCCGCCGCCCTCGGGGCGCGTACTCGACAGTCAGCGCGATCGCGCTGGGGATGACGCCGCCCAGCCCGAGCCCGGCCAGGAAGCGGAACAGCCCAAGCAGTCCGGCGTTGGGGGCCAGCGCGCAGGCCACCATCATCACCGAGAACCAGGTGATGCCGGCCAGCATGATCCGGCGGCGGCCGGCCTGGTCGGTGAGCGCGCCAGCGCCCAGCGCACCGATCAGCATGCCCATCAGGGCGTAACTGCCGATGGCGCCGGCCTGCGCCGGCCCCAGGGACCAGCCCGGCTCGGCGAGGAGGCTCGGCACCGCCGAGCCGTAGACGATGAGGTCGTAGCCGTCGAAGACGATCGTGAGAAAACACAGACCCACGACGACCAGACCGGATCGATGAGGCGTGTCAGTCGGCACTGACATGAGCACCACGCTCCTCGTTGAACCCGTACGACGCCGCTTCAGCGGCACCGGGCTCAACATACAACATACAACCGACGAACGTCTAGAAACTGGCACGCATCACGTCAGCCCGGCTGCTCGACCACGACCCTGTCGGTGCCCAGCAGCTCGTCCACGTAGGCCTCGGCGGCACCCCGGAGCAGGCCGTGCGCCTCCAGGAACACCTCGTGGGCCTGCCGGCCGCGCCAGCCTTCGGGCAGCAGCTCCGGCGGCAGATCCGGGTCGCGGAACGGGAAGCGCCGGTAGTCGTGCACCAGCCGCATGCGCTCGGTCAGCGCGTGCCGACCGGTCAGGTTTCCCGAGCGGTACCGGCCCAGCCGGGGGCGGTACCGCCGCAGGAGCTCCGCGTAGTCCCGGTCCAGCTCGCCCAGCTCCCAGGCCCGCGCGGCGATGTCCCGGTCCTCCTCCAGGCCGGCCGATCGCGACCGGAAGATGTCCAGACGCACCGAAGGCTCGTCGGCGAAGGCCTCGCGGATGCGCGGCGCCCTGTCGTGCGGGCTCACCCAGACCGACGCGGACAGCGGGCCGAACCCGAACCACGCGAGCTTCTTGCGCAGCTGCTCACGCACCGCGCGCTCGGACTCCGGCACCGAATACAGCACCATGTGCCACTGCCCGTCCCACGGGCCACGCGCCCGGTCGAAGATGCGATCGCGGCCCTCGTCCAGCAGTTCCCACGCGGCGCCCGTCAGCTCGTAGACGGTCTCGCGCCCCTCCTTCCGACTGCTCAGCCACCCCTCCTTGCGCAGCCGGGCCGCCACCACGCGCACCGTGGGCTCCGGGACGTCGAAGCACGCCATCAGGGCGACCAGGTGCCGCAGGCGCACCTCCCCGCCCCGGTAGCGCAAGTAGTCGCCGAACAGGTCGAACACCAATGACCGTGCCTTCACAAGCCACCTCCGGAAACCATCCGCCCGATGTGCCAGCCATACCACGCACACGATGCACTTCGCGCGCGGCCGACGCATGTATGTCACAAAAGTACCGCCCGGAACGACAGAAGGTCACCACCGCGACGGTGGTGACCTTCCGGGCCGGGCGCGTCAGAGGAGCGGAAGCTCGACCGGGCCGAACGGGACGAGCGGGTCCTTCGTGGTCGGCGGCAGCGGCAGTGGTGGCAGTACACCGGACAACGGCAGATTCGGCACCTGCGGCAGCTCCGAGGTCGTGTCCGTGGCGCCCTGATCGGACCGCTGCGCGGCCGGGGCCGCGCCCGGGCAGCCGAGCAACGTGACCTCCAGCGGACCGTCACTGGTGATGTTCAGCGTCGCGTCGCAGTCCACTTCGGCCGCGGCGGGATCGACGGTGACCGAGCGGATGTTGGTCGCCGTGATGTCCAGGACGTTCGCCTCGGCTCGATCCGCACCCTCCGGCAGGTGACGGTACTCCCGAACGTAGGGGTTGACCGGGGCCGTGGTGCCGGAGGTCGCGCCGATCGACGTCTTCTGCGCCGGCCCCGCCGCGTCCGCCCGGCCGAAACCGTGCGAGACGACGTCGATCATGCCGAGCGCGCCGTCGGTGCTGCGCGTCTGGATGCCGGACAGCCAGTAGGCCTTGTCGCCGACCAAGCCGGAGGCGGGGTCGTCCATCTTCGGGTTGCGCACGTAGGTGACGTGCGACGGTGCGCCCGGGCCGGATCCGTCGCCGAGCCATCGGGTCAGCACGTCCCAGGTGCCGCTGTTGCACTGAACCATGTGCTCGGCGGAGAGACCGAGCCAGCTGATGAACTCGTAGTCGTAGAAGTCCCCTGCCGCATACGCGTCGCCCCGCGCACGAGTGATCGGGTACGGGATGAAGTCGTCGTTGCCCCCTGCCCACTCCATGACCGGCTGGTTGCGCCGCGACGGCAGCAGCGGGGTGAGCTCCGAGCCCGCCTCGTGCTGGGTGATCGTGTCCACCGACAGCGTGTCCGCGATCCCGTTGACCCCGGGAAACGACGGCGCCCGGTCGAGGCCGTCGCAGATGAAGGCCTTGCTGAACGCGTCCGGGAACTGCAGGGCCAGCTTGTTCGCGCTGTAGGCGCCACTGGAGAAGCCGGCCATCACTCGCCGGGCCGGGTCGAGCCGGTAGTGCGCGGCGGCGTCGGCGATGCTTTCGAACACGCTCGCGCCCATCTGCCCGTAGGCCCAGTTGTCCGCGCCACGCGCGTCGACGGCGATCA carries:
- a CDS encoding acetate--CoA ligase family protein is translated as MTSTLPVGQRTDCALAPMFTPRGIAVVGASRTPGKLGATMARSLASFADGGGHLALVNGRDETMHPSLGAATGAGPVDLAMICVPAAACPGVLAEAAQAGVRAAVICGGGFAEAGGAGIEHQEAVAQVVRETGIRVLGPNTSGFLAPHAGVTASFVPGVAGIRPGRVAVVAASGGVNHAVSFLLTEAGHGISLAVGLGNGVDVTAPDILDYLAEDPHTGAVALHVESVADGPRLVESVRCLARKRPVVALVVGQHDVGAFAASHTGALATSWRTTRAALAQAGAVLVADERELVDAVGALAVTRARPADDPGVGVVTAQAGPGLLLLDDLRGRRVQVPELEEETQRRLAELLPPLTFQRNPVDTGRPGPELGEILATVAADPGVDVIAGYALHEPDAVNLAEAARRGLTREVPVVFGVGGSGEEVAAERRALLDAGIAVAADARGVATATGALIADAAARARDGVTTAPVPVPSGISGPHDENQAKDVLGRLGIATTPRRVCANRADAHAALRELGGQVAVKILDATVLHKTEIGGVHLNVRTPDELDSALDALDAAGARRYLVEAMAPSGVDLVLGARRDPVFGPIVLFGLGGTTAEALADVAIRLAPLSPAEAAAMPDELAGRALLEAWRGGPVLDAKELGAVVSALGHLLVDNPGLDEIEINPLRLTRDGLVALDAVIIPREADDAQPDQ
- a CDS encoding FAD-dependent monooxygenase — its product is MRVAVAGGGPGGLFLATLIRRADPSIEVTVFERNRADDTFGFGVVFSDCTLAGIHEADPVLREALTEHGRHWDEIEVRLKGARIRCGGNGMAAIVRKTLLALMQARARDAGAELRFSSEVALDDLVGYDLVVAADGTGSKIREQLEADLGVRVETATAKFIWFGTDYLFDGLTFVHERGPDGVFAVHGYPISAEVSTFIVETDEATWRRAGLDEFDTSQPPGVSDLKSKDYLEKLFADQIAGKRLLTNNSRWGNFRTRRTQRWHTLKPRPVVLLGDAVHTAHFSVGSGTKMAMEDAIALSRALTEHRNDLAAALAAYEEAAQPSVRKIQDSARPSLAWWEHFGQYYDTFQPWQFAYHFLSRSITDARLARRAPDFVEATHRAWVTEHGAEPLQAPFTAGGWSTPGRLVKVAVAADGTPVRVLGSTELPLQQGDGPWGAVIAAPKSEEDLPAVYEKLAATPGSPVLVAVHGGTPLTRTLVCERARMVEGIPALLVDPGMDRDQAVTAVLSGRADLIGGVA
- a CDS encoding cupin domain-containing protein, producing MTSTVPEITPEEQAQLDELYAAFDAASMTPLWTQIGGLMPTTPRPDAVPALWRWSTLLPLAERAGELVPVGRGGERRAIALTNPGLPGTPYATPTLWAAIQYLGPREEAPAHRHVQTAFRFVVDGEGVWTNVEGDPVAMRRGDLLLTPGMHFHEHHNTTDKPMAWIDGLDIPLVRYLDAGFFEFGPDELSTKETPRASRNERLWGHPGLTPVGAPAPKASPLMAYRWEHTDAALRAQLELEDEGHPGVVEPGHAVVRFTNPATAGDCLSTIRCEMHRLRAGTRTAAVRTAGSAVWQVFEGSGVVTVGPERYEVGKGDLFAVPSWAPLSFDSEAGLDAFRFSDDPVFEALRLGRTAREDITA
- a CDS encoding (2,3-dihydroxybenzoyl)adenylate synthase, which gives rise to MPSPISDHTVPWPDADAERFVEAGYWAGAPLGDLLRGVAERTKDAPALIDAADGTRLSHAELTERADAAAVRLLDLGLARGHRLIMQLGNGWEFVVLTLACLRAGIVPVMALTAHRRTELTYLARHAEATAIAVPDVLRDFDHQVLAHELGPAVREVTGEAWHVLVAGENLAPGSVDLRALCGPSTDPAADRARLDGAGPDSRDVAVFLLSGGTTGLPKLIARTHDDYAYNARIAVEYAALGPDAVYLVSLPAGHNFPLACPGILGTLLAGGRVVMLPSPEPVRAFATIAAEGVTHTAVVPAVAARWLEHAAEHGAGELTSLRVLQVGGARLADNLAHRIKPTLGTRLQQVFGMAEGLLNVTRLDDDEEVICTTQGRPVSPADEVRLVDAFDIDVPPGEPGSLLTRGPYTPRGYYKAAEQNTRAFTADGWYRSGDICRMTPEGNLIVEGRDKDMINRGGEKISAEEVENLVYQLPSVRQVAAVAMPDPVLGERVCLYVVPKPGATITLDEIRESMERLGVAKFKLPEHLVLVDELKSTKVGKIDKKALRADIADRLSPGVTA
- a CDS encoding alpha/beta fold hydrolase, yielding MTSTAPAGITHGQTTSADGTALGYFRRGSGPALVITHGSISTSDQWIPATEHLAGHFTCYVHDRRGRGRSGDTAAYDLAAEVADIAAMMAIAGPGAHLLGHSYGALCTLAYAETHGVDGTLLLFEPPLAVDGPVAGAGLATYRTLVEAGDLEAALEFALVNFVRVPAEAVPEIRRTPLWESAVPLTPSWVRELEQIDSLGDDLTHYGAITTPVHLIAGTATTPFLFESAHALTGVLPRSGITELPGLDHFAHLVDPVGFAAVVRGAIGR
- a CDS encoding MFS transporter, which encodes MSVPTDTPHRSGLVVVGLCFLTIVFDGYDLIVYGSAVPSLLAEPGWSLGPAQAGAIGSYALMGMLIGALGAGALTDQAGRRRIMLAGITWFSVMMVACALAPNAGLLGLFRFLAGLGLGGVIPSAIALTVEYAPRGRRQLYNALMFVGYSVGGVLAAVCALALAADHGWRPLMAIGAAPLLIVLPLAWRFLPESVSYLLAKGRDGDALIQARRYGVDLDAVRAELSVATPRVSAGPRTLFQRGSLTATLLFGAASFCGLLLVYGLNTWLPQLMRQAGYPLGSALAFLLVLNLGAIVGGVLASLLADRFGPKPVTVSAFLLATVCLLVLSQRVNEAVLFAAVGVAGLGSVGTQILVNGFVAVHYPAPVRATALGWALGVGRAGAIVGPLFGGWVLASGIGFEWNFYGFAVPALAGALLIGLIPRALRRRTATTASELTVRTETT
- a CDS encoding fumarylacetoacetate hydrolase family protein — encoded protein: MKLATIRTETGTAAVRVDADVAVELGAPDLGAFLNRPGWKALAEKADGPRHDLDGLDYAPVVPRPEKIFCVGLNYRTHILEMGRELPAYPALFAKFARALVGANDPVVLPAGSEQVDWEAELGVVIGAEVRHASPEKAAAAIAGYTVVNDVTARDFQYRSVEWLQGKTFERSTPVGPWLVTDARPGEISCTVDGDIVQKADTGDLVFDAAALVAYISQIVTLVPGDLIATGTPGGVGHARKPPRYLAEGSKVVTRVEGVGELHNTMIKEF